In Phaeobacter inhibens DSM 16374, the following proteins share a genomic window:
- a CDS encoding hybrid sensor histidine kinase/response regulator, which produces MTAGLIDPRDSLERQNEKLLKITATLMRRVEQDTDASGLAYAQFERAVLLEEEIRIRTRDLERTLDLLNLSNAKLAEANRETEAARANLANAIETVQEGFALFNAQDVLVMCNSRFGMHMPDIRADLRPGLRFDSYVQLVSSSTSLSLPAGTPPATWAARRLARHQDRSVMFNVRMTGSRWVQVSEHRTPDGGTVILQTDVTDIMRLQHQERERILDDQARLIRATLEHLNQGVCIFDQQAQLVGWNRLMGDLLSIPIGRFRIGSRFESIFERLRETFTFAQVDIADQVTDWARPRTELAVGSASEQTTADQHARAPLSFDIQQGATRVLTVFMQDMPDGGFVISFTDVTAERQAARAMSEARDTLEQRVLERTLELEDALQAAERANASKSRFVAAASHDLLQPLSAAKLFVAALKSELPDASPQNTLHKAANALDSVETLVSALLDISRLDSGRAEVHVTSVDLDDLLGQLQDEMRPMADAKGLILRLRPSRTRVLSDVTYLRRIMQNLISNALRYTDQGGVLIGIRPRRASVRVEVWDTGPGIADEDRNRIFAEFQRLNATASAADGMGLGLAIVERACALLGHPLTLRSEVGRGTVFAIDLPRDAASPPIGEVSRLRTDAPYPAPTQLPQLIALLIVADADLRQALSLTMEQWGIDVLPCASEDEARTLLAEIEVTPDVLLIDLQLGSNQCGAKVIEDLRRDFGPLPACLISSSPNPDITRLAQKLDAQLFAKPINTEQLRSFLNGLRSPQV; this is translated from the coding sequence ATGACCGCGGGCCTGATTGATCCGCGCGATTCGCTGGAACGGCAGAATGAAAAGTTGCTGAAAATCACTGCCACCCTGATGCGCAGGGTGGAACAGGATACGGATGCCTCAGGCCTAGCCTATGCGCAGTTCGAACGCGCCGTGTTGCTGGAAGAGGAAATCCGCATCCGCACCCGCGATCTGGAGCGCACGCTGGATCTGCTCAATCTCTCGAATGCCAAGCTTGCCGAGGCCAATCGCGAGACCGAAGCCGCGCGCGCAAATCTCGCCAATGCCATTGAAACCGTGCAGGAAGGTTTCGCCCTCTTCAATGCGCAGGATGTGCTGGTGATGTGCAACAGCCGCTTTGGAATGCACATGCCAGACATTCGCGCTGATCTGCGACCGGGGCTGAGGTTTGACAGTTATGTGCAGCTGGTCAGTTCGAGCACGTCCCTTTCACTCCCGGCGGGCACGCCCCCCGCCACTTGGGCTGCGCGCCGACTGGCCCGTCATCAGGATCGCAGCGTCATGTTCAACGTCCGCATGACCGGCAGTCGATGGGTGCAGGTGAGTGAGCACCGGACGCCGGATGGCGGCACGGTCATTCTGCAGACCGATGTCACCGATATCATGCGGCTTCAGCATCAGGAGCGTGAACGCATTCTGGACGATCAGGCGCGGCTGATCCGCGCCACATTGGAACACCTGAATCAAGGAGTCTGCATCTTCGATCAGCAGGCCCAGCTGGTCGGGTGGAACCGGCTGATGGGGGATCTTCTGTCGATCCCAATCGGGAGGTTTCGCATCGGCAGCCGGTTTGAGAGTATTTTTGAGCGGCTGCGCGAGACGTTCACCTTTGCGCAGGTGGATATCGCCGATCAGGTCACAGACTGGGCCCGCCCGCGCACCGAATTGGCGGTCGGCTCAGCTTCCGAACAGACCACCGCTGATCAGCACGCGCGCGCTCCGCTCTCTTTCGATATTCAGCAGGGCGCGACGCGGGTTCTGACCGTGTTTATGCAGGATATGCCCGATGGGGGCTTTGTGATCAGCTTCACCGATGTCACAGCTGAACGGCAGGCGGCCCGCGCCATGAGCGAAGCGCGCGACACATTGGAGCAACGTGTGCTGGAGCGCACGCTGGAGCTGGAAGACGCGCTACAAGCCGCTGAACGGGCCAATGCGTCCAAATCCCGCTTTGTCGCTGCCGCATCCCATGATCTGCTACAACCCTTGTCTGCCGCAAAACTCTTTGTTGCGGCTCTGAAAAGCGAATTGCCTGACGCTTCGCCTCAGAACACGCTGCATAAGGCAGCCAATGCGCTGGACAGTGTGGAAACACTGGTCTCCGCCCTCCTTGATATCTCACGGCTGGATTCCGGTCGCGCAGAGGTCCATGTGACCTCAGTAGATCTGGATGACCTGTTGGGTCAGCTGCAGGACGAGATGCGCCCAATGGCCGATGCCAAGGGGCTGATCTTGCGCCTCAGGCCCAGTCGCACGCGCGTGCTGAGTGATGTGACCTATCTGAGGCGTATCATGCAGAACCTGATCTCCAACGCGCTGCGCTATACCGATCAAGGTGGTGTACTGATCGGCATACGGCCCCGTCGGGCCTCCGTCCGGGTCGAGGTCTGGGACACAGGCCCCGGCATTGCAGACGAAGACCGCAACCGAATTTTCGCGGAATTCCAGCGCCTCAATGCCACAGCAAGTGCTGCAGACGGCATGGGGCTGGGGCTGGCCATCGTAGAACGTGCCTGTGCGCTGCTTGGCCATCCCCTGACACTCAGATCTGAAGTTGGCCGTGGAACGGTCTTCGCCATCGATCTGCCCCGCGACGCCGCCAGCCCGCCAATCGGGGAGGTGTCCCGCCTCAGGACAGATGCCCCTTACCCTGCCCCCACGCAGCTGCCCCAATTGATCGCGTTGTTGATCGTTGCCGATGCGGACCTGCGCCAGGCGCTGAGCCTCACCATGGAACAATGGGGTATCGACGTGCTGCCCTGTGCCAGCGAGGATGAGGCCCGGACCTTGCTCGCCGAAATTGAAGTCACCCCGGATGTTCTGCTGATTGACCTGCAATTGGGGTCAAATCAATGCGGCGCCAAAGTCATTGAGGATCTGCGTCGCGATTTTGGACCACTGCCCGCTTGCCTCATTTCCTCCAGCCCCAACCCGGACATCACCAGGCTGGCACAGAAACTGGATGCCCAGCTGTTTGCAAAGCCTATCAACACAGAGCAACTGCGCAGCTTTCTTAACGGCCTTCGGTCCCCGCAAGTCTGA